The region CTCTTCGACAGTATGAAGCTCGAATAATTCTTGAAGCTGGCAGAGGGGAAATGCACATTCCTGGAGAAGTACTTTACGTAAAAAAGCGCGAGGTGAGGGAATGGACAGGTTAGCCAAGATCAGATCCGAAGAGAAGCTGTATCATGATCACTGTTACGATAACAACAAGTTATTCGAACCAGGCTCCTGGCTGCACAAACCCGTTACAACAGTCGTTAATCTTATCAATCAGTATAAGGATCAAGAATACATTAGCATACTGGATCTGGGAGCTGGGGTTGGCCGGAATAGTATTCCGATCGCCGAATCGATTAAGCCTGTGAATGGAAAAGTTGTATGTGTAGACTTGCTGGAGTCAGCCATAGCGAAGCTGAAGAGCTACAGTCAGCAGTTCGGTGTCGAGCCTTACATTGTACCTGTTCTATCTGATATTGAACACTTCTCTATTGAACCAAATGAATATGATATTATCGTGGCCGTATCTTCATTGGAACATGTGGGCTCGACACAGGTATTGGAGCAGAAACTGAGTGAAATGAATGCCGGGACAAGAGCAGGCGGGACGAATTGTATTATCATCGCGTCCAATATCCGGGAAATGCTGCTAGAGAATAAGCAAGAGCTGGACCCCATGTTTGAAGTGAATCTGTCTACTGAAAAAATGATTGAATTATTAAATCAGCAGTTTGCCGGTTGGGAGATAGAGCAGCTGGTCGTAAAATCCTTAGCATTTGAGATTAACAGAAACGGGCAGCCCGTCAAGCTGACCTCTGATTGTATCACCTTTGTTGCCCAAAAAAGCTGATCTTATAGAGATTGGCTTTTTTTGATAGAAATTAGACTTTTCCTCCCCGTCTGTGACCACACGCACCCCATCTTCCGTGAATTAGGCTACATTAAGAGTATGCCAAATGAAAGGATTCACAAACTTCCGAAATTTGATTTGAATCCTCCTTTTGCAGCGGCTGGCGTAATAGAATGAGGTTGCTGATAAGGATTATCAATCAAATATTGGAGGCTACCACTAATGAGTACACAAACCAGACAAATCGCCGAAGGCATCCACTGGGTAGGCAAAATAGACAACCGTGAAGTTCCGTTCCACCGCTTGATTCTTGCCAAGGGCACCACCTATAATTCCTATCTCCTCAAAACCGGCAAGCCGACCGTCATCGATACCGTGGATATGGAATTCGGCCGTGAATATGCCGAGTGTCTCGCCGGTATGATTGATCTTATGGATATTCATTACATTGTCATTAACCATACCGAGCCTGACCACTCTGGCGGATTGGCAGCACTGGCGGCACAGGCCCTAAATGCTACGATTGTCTGCACTGAGATCGCTGTGCCGGAGCTGCAGGAGATGTATAAGCTGCACAGCCGCAACTTCCTGGTGGTGAAGGACGGGGACACGCTGGATATCGGCGGCAAAACCCTGCTGTTCAAAGAAACGCCGTACCTCCACACCGCAGAGACGATGATTACTTACTGTGTGGAAGACAAAATCCTGTTCCCTTGCGATATTTTCAGTACGCATGTGGCTGCCGAGCATCTGTTCAGCGATGAAGCAGGCTTCGATATCACGGAAGATTACAAAGGCTATTATGCAGCGATTATCCACCCGCACAGAAGATATGTAAGAACGCTGCTGGAAGCAGTGAAGGATCTGGAGATCCGCATGATTGCACCCTCCCACGGGTTCCTGATCCGCGAGGACATTCCTAAGTTCATCGGGCTGTACGCCACCATGAGCCGGGAGACCACCCAGGGCAAGAAGGCTGTCATTGTCTATACCACCATCAAAAACAGCACGAAGAAGATGGCCGCGATCATTGAGAATTGCCTGAAGGAGAACAATATTGAGACAGAAGTCTGGAACGCAGATAAAAGCAGCACTGCGGACATCCTGCGCAGCATCGAATCGGCAGACGCCGTCTTCATCGGCAGCTCCACGAAGTATGCAGATATGATCGGTAACCTGGAGGAAGTGCTGAAGGGTATGCAGGAGATGAATCTGGAAGGTAAGCTCGCTACGGCATTCGGCTCCTACGGCTGGAGCGGTGAAGCGATCGAGGTCATTCAGGATTATCTGAACGGAACGAATATGACTGTGCAGAGCACCGCTGAGGTTATCAAAACCACCGGTATGACCCATGTAGAGTTCCCTGTTCGGGTAAGATTCTCCCCAAGAGAGCCTGAGAAGGTGCAGAAGATTAAGCATGCAACCGAATTTGTCTCGGATCTGCTGCTCAGTTCAATCTAGGGAGGAGGAAGCGAACATGACGAAGCATTATGTAATTGTTGGCGGCGGTGTAACCGCCGTCCATGCCGCCAAAGCGATCCGCGATCAGGACGCGGACTCGGAAATCTCGATCATCGGGGAAGAGAGCGGCCTGCCGTATAACCGGATCAAACTGACCAAGGGCCTGTTCACCGACCTGCACAGCGAGAAGGTTCTGATCAAGAAGGAGAAATGGTACCGCGATAACCGCATCACCGTACAGTCGTCCACCCGCATCGTATCTATCCACCCGGAGCGCCAGACGATAGAGACAGAGAGCGGCCAGTGTGTGGAATACCATAAGCTGCTGCTCTGTATGGGGGCGAAAAACCGCGCATTAACCATCCAGGGCGCCGGACTTGCTAACGTACACACCCTCCGGGAGCTGGCTGACGCTGACCGGTTGAAGGACAGTCTTAAGGAAGGCAGCCGCGTAACCGTCATCGGCGGAGGGGTGCAGGGGATTGAGACCGCCTGGGCGCTTCACGAAGCAGGGTATACGGTAACAGTGGTTGAATACGCAACTGCCCTGATGGGCAGACAGCTGGACAGCTACTCTTCCAAGCATCTGCAAGAAACCCTTGAACAATCCGGGGTGAAGGTGATTCTTCAAGCGTGCGTGGCTTCCGTCGAGGGGACAGAGGTTGTCACTGGAGTTACACTGAATGACGGCACGAGCTTCCCGTGTGACCATGTGGTCTACTCCATTGGGATTGTTCCGAATACTGCTCTGGTTGACGGTTCGAATATTAAGGTGCGCAGCGGCATCATTGTGGATGAACATCTGCAGACAAGTGCTCCGAATATCTATGCAGCGGGTGACGTTGCCGAGTTCGGCGGACTGGTCGAAGGCCTGTGGGGCGGAGCGATGGAACAGGGCAAGATCGCAGGAAGCAATATGGCTGAAGCCCGGAGTGTATACCGCAGAGCGGTGCCGGTGACCTTGTTCAATGCGTTCGGGGTGTCCTTATTCTCCATCGGCAACACCGATGAGCGGAATTGCGATGAGTCAGTATGCGGGGAAGAGAACGGGGCGTATACACGAATTTTTGTGAAGGATCATGTCATTGTCGGGGCGTTGTCTTGGCAGGGCGCTGCGGCTTCGCTGGCTTACAAGGCGGCGGTTGAGCAAGGCGTCCGGCTGAGCGGAAGTGCTGACGGCAAGAGCATCGAAGAGATTATAGCGGAAGCGCAGGCTGTATTGAATTAATTCCCTAACTATAATAACAGGAGCTGATTACGATGAAAAAATATATCTGTACCCCTTGCGGCTACATCTACAACCCGGCGGTAGGTGATCCTGATGAGGATGTAGCGGCTGGAACAGCGTTCGAGGATCTGCCGGAAGATTGGGTCTGCCCGGTCTGCGGTGAGGACACCAGCCACTTTGTACCCGTAGAAGAGAAGAACACAATTACCCAATAGAGGATTAAAGCTAAGGCTTCACATTTCACATTACAGGGGGAATCGGTATGAAAGAGCATTCCTGCCAGCACGCCGCAGAACCTTGTACACGCAAGGTACCGATTTTTGCCGCGCTGACCGATGAGGATCTTACCCGGATCAGCGCCATGATTAAGCACCGCAAATTCACTAAGGGACAGCCGCTCATTCTCGAAGGCGCGCCGTCCGATACGCTGTACATTATTCAGCAGGGACATGTGAAATTATCCAAGCTCACGCCCGAAGGGAAGGAACAGATTTTACATATCCTGACGAACGGGGATTTCTTCGGAGAACTCAGTATTTTCAACAGCGGCGAGCTTAGCAACTTCAGTGCGTATGCGCTGAAAGACACCAATATCTGCCTGTTGACCCGCAGCGATATGGAGCAGATCATGACCGAGAATCCAGACATCTCCCTGCGCCTGCTCTCCAGCGTAACCAAACGCCTCGCCCACACCGAGAATCTGGCACAGAGCCTGGCGACCAAAGACCCGGAAATCCGGATCGCTTATATGATTATGGAGCTGAGTGAGAAATACGGCAAGCCGCGCGGCGGACGTGTTCATATCGACCTGCCGCTGTCCCGCGAAGAGCTGGCCAGTTATGTCGGAGTGACCCGGGAGACGATCAGCAGGAAGTTCTCCCGATTCGAGGACTCCGGCCTGATCAAGCTGATCGGCAACAAGCAGATGGTCGTCATGGACCCGGCGGGTGTGGGGCGGTTCATGGGCTTTTAAGAGGAAGCTTTTAGACGACATAAGAGCGGCATTCCTGTCATTATATGATGGGAATGCCGTTTTCACGCGGATTGGAGGTTAATTCCCGCCCCTGCTGGAACCTTACAAATACCTGACGCATATTGTATGGTTATAAGCCTATCAGGCGGCAACGGGAAAGGAAGTGGGTGTATGGCTGCGGGAATTTTAAGATATTTTGCAGACGGGAATACGGCTCTTGGCTTCTACAGTTTGTTCGAATCGAATCTTCAAGGACTCCGGCGGATATTCATCTTGAAAGGCGGTCCCGGTACAGGCAAATCCTCGCTGATGAAAGCAATCGGCACGGAATGGGCGGAGCGGGGTTATCCAATTGAGCTGATCCATTGTTCATCCGATAAGGATTCCATTGACGGGGTGATTATTCCGGCGCTTGGCGTGGGCATTGTTGACGGGACTGCGCCCCGTGTGATCGAGCCCAAGGCTCCCGGAGCGGCTCGGGAATATGTGAACCTGGGAGAAGCATGGGACTCGGCAGCGCTTATCGGCCAAAGGGAGATCATTGAGGAGCTTAACCGGAAGACTGCGGGTGCCTATGAGGCAGCGTACAGCAGATTTGCAGAGGCCCTGAACATTCATGACGAATGGGAAAAGATGTACTTCGGGCATATGGACTTCGGCCAGGCGGATCAATTAACAGCCCGGATGCTGGAACAGTTGTTTGGCGAAGCGCAGCTTCAGAGGCATGCTGACGTGAAGCACCGGTTTTTGGGCGCAGCAACGCCGGCAGGATCGGTCGACTTTGTACCTAATTTGACCGAAGGGGTATCCAGACGCTTCTTCCTCAAAGGCCGGGCCGGAACAGGCAAATCAACCATACTCCGCAAAATCGCCGCTGAGGCGGAAAAGAGGGGCTTTGATACGGAAATCTATCATTGCGGATTTGATCCTAACAGTCTGGATATGGTTATTGTGCGTGAGCTTGACTTTGCGATATTTGACAGCACCAGCCCGCATGAATATTACCCGGAGCGGGAAGAAGATGTAATCATCGATACGTATGAAATCGTTGTTGCACCGGGAACGGATGAGCGCCTCGCCGGTCCGCTAGAGGAAATAAGCGCACAATACAAGGCCACAATGAAAACCGCGATAGCCGCGCTGGCCGAAGCCAAGATGCACCGGGATGAATTAAAGGAAATATATATCGCAGCAATGGATTTTAGCGTGGCGGATGCGGCCAGGAACCGGATTTCCACAGAACTGGCAAGTATGCTCTCTTAGCAGGTACAATGATCTGAACCAGCCTTGGGGTTTACTCAGCGGAGGTATTCGCCATCCGCATAGTAAGCCTCTTTCTTTGTATATGGAAGAAGGAGCAGAGGCTGACTGCCCTCCTGCCGCAGACGCTTATACTTATCCTTGACGTAATGAAACATAAAAGTTATTATGGACACCTAAAGTCTTTGTTTGAGCTACTTATCAATGAAGGCCGGCAAAACGGATATCAAAAGGAGAGTGAGAAGATGGATGTATTTAAAAGTTAGTATGAAATGATCCCATGTGCGGGAATCGAATATAGGTACATAACACTTCTTTTTTTCAGTCTATCAAAGACATTGTATACCTATAAAGTCTGTGGTATGAAATTTTAACTTTAGGAGTGGATAATATGCAAGCAGCGACAGAAGTACAGCCTAATGTGGTGCAAAAATATAAAGTTATACCGATCATGACAGCCTTACTAATAAGCGGATTTATTGGGATGTTTAACGAGACAGCTTTAAACGTGGTGCTCAGCGATTTAATCGACCAGTTTCATATCACCGCCGCAACGGCCCAATGGCTGACGACGGGTTACTTACTGACCCTCGGCATATTGGTTCCGGTATCCGGGGTGTTACTCCAATGGTTTTCAACCAGACAATTGTTCACGGCTTCGCTCCTATTGGCTTTATTCGGCACAGCGGTAGCGAGCGTTTCCCCGGGATTTGAGTTACTCATGATTGCACGGGTCATTCAAGCTGCGGGCGTAGCGCTTATTCTGCCGCTGATGTTTCACACAGTGCTGGTTATAGTTCCACCTGAGAGGAGGGGGACGACCTACGGGCTGATCGGGCTTGTTCTTGTGGTTGCTCCTGCTGTCGGACCTACCCTTTCCGGTCTGTTGATCGAGCAGCTTAGCTGGAACTGGATT is a window of Paenibacillus sp. FSL H3-0469 DNA encoding:
- a CDS encoding class I SAM-dependent methyltransferase, which translates into the protein MDRLAKIRSEEKLYHDHCYDNNKLFEPGSWLHKPVTTVVNLINQYKDQEYISILDLGAGVGRNSIPIAESIKPVNGKVVCVDLLESAIAKLKSYSQQFGVEPYIVPVLSDIEHFSIEPNEYDIIVAVSSLEHVGSTQVLEQKLSEMNAGTRAGGTNCIIIASNIREMLLENKQELDPMFEVNLSTEKMIELLNQQFAGWEIEQLVVKSLAFEINRNGQPVKLTSDCITFVAQKS
- a CDS encoding FprA family A-type flavoprotein; translated protein: MSTQTRQIAEGIHWVGKIDNREVPFHRLILAKGTTYNSYLLKTGKPTVIDTVDMEFGREYAECLAGMIDLMDIHYIVINHTEPDHSGGLAALAAQALNATIVCTEIAVPELQEMYKLHSRNFLVVKDGDTLDIGGKTLLFKETPYLHTAETMITYCVEDKILFPCDIFSTHVAAEHLFSDEAGFDITEDYKGYYAAIIHPHRRYVRTLLEAVKDLEIRMIAPSHGFLIREDIPKFIGLYATMSRETTQGKKAVIVYTTIKNSTKKMAAIIENCLKENNIETEVWNADKSSTADILRSIESADAVFIGSSTKYADMIGNLEEVLKGMQEMNLEGKLATAFGSYGWSGEAIEVIQDYLNGTNMTVQSTAEVIKTTGMTHVEFPVRVRFSPREPEKVQKIKHATEFVSDLLLSSI
- a CDS encoding FAD-dependent oxidoreductase, with product MTKHYVIVGGGVTAVHAAKAIRDQDADSEISIIGEESGLPYNRIKLTKGLFTDLHSEKVLIKKEKWYRDNRITVQSSTRIVSIHPERQTIETESGQCVEYHKLLLCMGAKNRALTIQGAGLANVHTLRELADADRLKDSLKEGSRVTVIGGGVQGIETAWALHEAGYTVTVVEYATALMGRQLDSYSSKHLQETLEQSGVKVILQACVASVEGTEVVTGVTLNDGTSFPCDHVVYSIGIVPNTALVDGSNIKVRSGIIVDEHLQTSAPNIYAAGDVAEFGGLVEGLWGGAMEQGKIAGSNMAEARSVYRRAVPVTLFNAFGVSLFSIGNTDERNCDESVCGEENGAYTRIFVKDHVIVGALSWQGAAASLAYKAAVEQGVRLSGSADGKSIEEIIAEAQAVLN
- the rd gene encoding rubredoxin; this translates as MKKYICTPCGYIYNPAVGDPDEDVAAGTAFEDLPEDWVCPVCGEDTSHFVPVEEKNTITQ
- a CDS encoding Crp/Fnr family transcriptional regulator, with product MKEHSCQHAAEPCTRKVPIFAALTDEDLTRISAMIKHRKFTKGQPLILEGAPSDTLYIIQQGHVKLSKLTPEGKEQILHILTNGDFFGELSIFNSGELSNFSAYALKDTNICLLTRSDMEQIMTENPDISLRLLSSVTKRLAHTENLAQSLATKDPEIRIAYMIMELSEKYGKPRGGRVHIDLPLSREELASYVGVTRETISRKFSRFEDSGLIKLIGNKQMVVMDPAGVGRFMGF
- a CDS encoding PRK06851 family protein; this encodes MAAGILRYFADGNTALGFYSLFESNLQGLRRIFILKGGPGTGKSSLMKAIGTEWAERGYPIELIHCSSDKDSIDGVIIPALGVGIVDGTAPRVIEPKAPGAAREYVNLGEAWDSAALIGQREIIEELNRKTAGAYEAAYSRFAEALNIHDEWEKMYFGHMDFGQADQLTARMLEQLFGEAQLQRHADVKHRFLGAATPAGSVDFVPNLTEGVSRRFFLKGRAGTGKSTILRKIAAEAEKRGFDTEIYHCGFDPNSLDMVIVRELDFAIFDSTSPHEYYPEREEDVIIDTYEIVVAPGTDERLAGPLEEISAQYKATMKTAIAALAEAKMHRDELKEIYIAAMDFSVADAARNRISTELASMLS